The following coding sequences are from one Strigops habroptila isolate Jane chromosome 18, bStrHab1.2.pri, whole genome shotgun sequence window:
- the SYT2 gene encoding synaptotagmin-2 — protein MTFKQASMMAPEATATTMPMTTMENSTEAAGPGESKEDMFTKLRDKFMNELNKIPLPPWALIAIAVVAGLLILTCCFCICKKCCCKKKKNKKEKGKGMKNAMNMKDMKSGNQDDDDAETGLTEGEGEEEEKEPENLGKLQFSLDYDFQANQLTVGILQAAELPALDMGGTSDPYVKVFLLPDKKKKYETKVQKKTLNPAFNETFTFKVPYQELGGKTLVMAIYDFDRFSKHDIIGEVKVPMNTVDLGQPIEEWRDLQSGEKEEPEKLGDICISLRYVPTAGKLTVCILEAKNLKKMDVGGLSDPYVKIHLLQNGKRLKKKKTTVKKKTLNPYFNESFSFEIPFEQIQKVQVVITVLDYDKLGKNEAIGKIFTGCNSTGTELRHWSDMLANPRRPIAQWHSLKPEEEVDAALGKNK, from the exons ATGACGTTCAAGCAAGCGTCCATGATGGCCCCGGAGGCCACGGCCACCACGATGCCCATGACCACGATGGAGAACTCCACAGaggccgcggggccgggcgaGAGCAAGGAGGACATGTTCACCAAGCTGAGGGACAAGTTCATGAATGAGCTCAACAAGATCCCCT TGCCACCCTGGGCCCTCATCGCCATCGCGGTGGTAGCCGGACTCCTCATCCtcacctgctgcttctgcatctgCAAGAAGTGCTGCtgcaagaagaagaagaacaagaagGAGAAGGGCAAAGGCATGAAGAATGCCATGAACATGAAGGACATGAAGTCAGGCAACCAG GACGATGATGATGCAGAGACGGGTCTGAcggagggggaaggggaggaggaggagaaggagccGGAGAACCTGGGCAAGCTCCAGTTCTCGCTGGACTACGACTTCCAGGCGAACCAG CTCACGGTGGGCATCCTCCAAGCCGCCGAGCTGCCGGCTCTGGACATGGGCGGCACCTCGGACCCCTACGTGAAGGTGTTCCTGCTCCctgacaagaagaaaaagtacGAGACCAAAGTGCAGAAGAAGACACTCAACCCTGCCTTCAATGAGACCTTCACCTTCAAG GTCCCCTACCAGGAACTGGGTGGGAAGACACTGGTGATGGCCATCTACGACTTCGATCGCTTCTCCAAGCATGACATCATTGGCGAGGTGAAGGTGCCCATGAACACGGTGGACCTGGGTCAGCCCATCGAGGAGTGGCGGGACCTGCAGAGTGGTGAGAAGGAGGAG CCAGAGAAGCTGGGAGATATCTGCATCTCCCTCCGGTACGTGCCCACGGCCGGGAAGCTCACTGTCTGCATCCTGGAGGCCAAGAACCTGAAGAAGATGGATGTCGGGGGTCTCTCAG ATCCCTACGTGAAGATCCACCTGCTGCAGAATGGCAAGAGGTTGAAGAAGAAGAAGACCACAGTCAAGAAGAAGACCCTGAACCCTTACTTCAATGAGTCCTTCAGCTTCGAGATCCCCTTTGAGCAGATACAG AAAGTGCAAGTGGTCATCACGGTGCTGGACTACGACAAGCTGGGGAAGAACGAGGCCATCGGCAAGATCTTCACGGGCTGCAATTCCACGGGCACGGAGCTGCGGCACTGGTCCGACATGCTGGCCAACCCCCGGCGGCCCATTGCCCAGTGGCACTCGCTGAAGCCAGAGGAAGAAGTAGACGCGGCTCTTGGGAAGAACAAATAG